The Paenibacillus sp. RUD330 genome has a segment encoding these proteins:
- a CDS encoding rhodanese-like domain-containing protein: MTSSFASSLVEETPFAPPLEAGRHFAAKLAVETDPSDVRHDRVHGIGSFVLLDARSPEAYADGHIPGAVSLHHRLINAESVQSLDLRTPIVAYCWSPACNAGTKAAAKLAALGFHVKEMIGGIEYWRREGFEIEGRLGVDAPLIG; this comes from the coding sequence ATGACAAGCTCATTCGCATCATCTCTCGTTGAAGAAACCCCCTTCGCGCCGCCGCTTGAGGCCGGCCGCCATTTTGCCGCCAAGCTGGCGGTAGAGACGGATCCATCCGACGTCCGCCACGATCGGGTGCATGGCATCGGGTCGTTCGTGCTGCTGGATGCCCGCTCGCCGGAAGCTTATGCAGACGGCCATATTCCCGGCGCGGTCAGTCTCCACCACAGGCTGATCAACGCCGAATCGGTCCAGTCCCTGGACCTCCGGACGCCGATCGTCGCCTACTGCTGGAGCCCGGCCTGCAACGCCGGAACGAAGGCCGCCGCCAAGCTCGCCGCGCTTGGATTCCACGTGAAGGAGATGATCGGCGGCATCGAGTACTGGCGCCGCGAAGGCTTCGAGATCGAGGGCAGGCTCGGAGTGGACGCGCCGCTGATCGGATAG
- a CDS encoding LysR family transcriptional regulator — MTSSLRFKGCIRICTPGISRAYLEGCISEAGKEEKNIELTYLRTFVEVADRGSYTEAAERLGYAQSSVTAQIQKLEEAYGAVLLERRGRKMAMTESGETLLGYARQILSLHAESRDAVASGGKGTLTIGTIETVASYYLPKRLQIFGQGHPDMNVALVPGNEPQIIKMVKEGSLDAGFILDPPYADPELHVRLVQEQDLLIVTSPEHRFGTRNTLSLRDLEGETVILTEEGCTYRALLLQSLRREAVPCRLSYEFGSLQAIKQGVGYGLGIALLPRIAVEEEIASGKLHAASLDHPGFRFCIQLLYAKRRRVSQAFEAFVDVMSDSFSGKETAIHRNE; from the coding sequence ATGACCAGCTCTCTTCGGTTCAAGGGCTGTATCAGGATCTGCACGCCCGGCATTTCCAGAGCGTATCTTGAAGGCTGCATCTCGGAAGCAGGGAAGGAGGAGAAGAATATAGAGCTTACGTATCTTCGCACCTTTGTCGAGGTCGCGGACAGAGGCAGCTACACGGAAGCCGCCGAACGGCTCGGTTATGCCCAGTCGAGCGTAACGGCCCAGATCCAGAAGCTCGAGGAGGCTTATGGAGCCGTCCTGCTGGAGCGACGGGGGAGGAAAATGGCTATGACCGAGTCCGGGGAAACGCTGCTGGGCTACGCCAGGCAGATTCTCAGCCTGCATGCGGAATCGAGGGATGCGGTCGCTTCGGGCGGCAAAGGCACGCTCACGATCGGGACGATCGAGACGGTCGCCTCTTATTACTTGCCCAAGCGGCTGCAGATTTTCGGCCAAGGCCATCCGGATATGAATGTGGCTCTCGTTCCCGGCAATGAACCGCAAATCATCAAAATGGTCAAGGAGGGCAGTCTCGACGCCGGTTTCATTCTCGACCCGCCCTATGCCGATCCCGAGCTTCATGTGCGCTTGGTCCAGGAGCAGGATCTGCTCATCGTGACCTCTCCGGAGCATCGCTTCGGCACTCGGAACACGCTGTCGCTGCGGGATCTGGAGGGTGAAACCGTCATTCTTACCGAGGAGGGCTGCACGTACCGGGCCTTGCTGCTGCAATCGCTTCGCAGGGAAGCAGTGCCATGCAGGCTCTCGTATGAATTCGGCAGCCTGCAGGCGATCAAGCAGGGCGTCGGCTACGGGCTGGGAATCGCTCTTCTGCCGAGAATCGCCGTCGAGGAGGAGATCGCAAGCGGCAAGCTTCATGCCGCAAGTCTGGATCATCCCGGGTTCCGCTTCTGCATTCAGCTGCTGTACGCCAAGCGGAGAAGGGTCTCGCAAGCGTTCGAGGCCTTTGTTGATGTCATGAGCGACTCTTTCAGCGGGAAAGAGACGGCTATCCATCGAAACGAATGA